In Halomarina salina, one DNA window encodes the following:
- a CDS encoding HVO_0234 family beta-propeller protein, whose product MSTIDEKRVYGERSGATEAFVATGMGLARVSVSGDLVGEFGLADRRPVRDVAARDGTLAVACDEDVLVGATLDETGFGPADAVGFDRSGDLLAAGEGRVARYTVDDDAGSETWTTLGECEDVRAVDGDLVATADGVFRVTDDGLSHAGLDDARDVTIRPVPRVATADGLYQLGNGWMDDGEGSFSVVASDGDRTHAATDDALLELLDGEWATVDLPVSERVAGVAYADQCYAVTEAGTFLVEGEREDDGDDEASERSAEREWHSRTLGLPDVRGVAVP is encoded by the coding sequence ATGAGCACCATCGACGAGAAGCGGGTGTACGGCGAGCGCTCGGGGGCCACCGAGGCGTTCGTCGCCACCGGCATGGGTCTCGCGCGGGTCTCCGTCTCGGGGGACCTCGTCGGCGAGTTCGGCCTCGCCGACCGTCGCCCCGTCCGCGACGTGGCCGCCCGCGACGGGACCCTCGCGGTCGCGTGCGACGAGGACGTGCTGGTCGGCGCGACGCTCGACGAGACCGGGTTCGGTCCCGCGGACGCGGTGGGGTTCGACCGCTCGGGTGACCTCCTCGCGGCCGGTGAGGGCCGCGTCGCACGCTACACCGTCGACGACGACGCGGGGAGCGAGACGTGGACCACGCTCGGCGAGTGCGAGGACGTCCGCGCCGTCGACGGTGACCTCGTCGCCACCGCGGATGGCGTGTTCCGGGTCACCGACGACGGCCTCTCGCACGCCGGTCTGGACGACGCCCGCGACGTGACGATTCGGCCCGTTCCCCGCGTCGCCACCGCCGACGGCCTCTACCAGCTCGGCAACGGCTGGATGGACGACGGCGAGGGGTCGTTCTCGGTGGTCGCCTCGGACGGCGACCGCACCCACGCCGCCACCGACGACGCGCTCCTCGAACTGCTCGACGGCGAGTGGGCGACGGTCGACCTCCCCGTCTCGGAGCGCGTCGCGGGCGTCGCGTACGCCGACCAGTGCTATGCCGTCACCGAGGCCGGGACGTTCCTCGTGGAGGGAGAGCGCGAGGACGACGGCGACGACGAGGCGAGCGAGAGGAGCGCGGAGCGGGAGTGGCACTCTCGAACGCTCGGCCTGCCCGACGTCCGCGGCGTGGCCGTCCCCTGA
- the prs gene encoding ribose-phosphate diphosphokinase: MILPGSASQSLAARLAAETDHALAAVEFDRFADGELIARADLDGDHAVVVAATDSSDAFVQLLQLQDLARRQVDRVTTVLPYMGYARQDKQFKPGDPVSAEAMARAISTGTDRVVTVTPHEPGVLEFFDVPSEAVDASAALADPLPAALADPLFLAPDASARGFAESVRDAYGAGDVDHFEKVRDYDTGDVSHTPSETDATGRDCVVVDDIIATGSTMSGAIGHLREDGVSRVFATCVHPMLAADARTKLARAGVEDVFGTDTIERSVSSVSVAPLVADVL, translated from the coding sequence ATGATACTCCCGGGGTCGGCCTCGCAGTCGCTCGCGGCGCGACTCGCCGCCGAGACGGACCACGCGCTCGCCGCCGTCGAGTTCGACCGGTTCGCCGACGGCGAACTCATCGCCCGGGCGGACCTCGACGGGGACCACGCCGTCGTCGTCGCCGCCACCGACTCCAGCGACGCCTTCGTGCAACTGCTCCAGTTGCAGGACCTCGCCCGGCGGCAGGTCGACCGCGTGACGACGGTGCTCCCGTACATGGGCTACGCACGGCAGGACAAGCAGTTCAAGCCCGGCGACCCCGTCTCCGCCGAGGCGATGGCGCGGGCCATCTCGACGGGCACCGACCGCGTCGTCACCGTCACGCCCCACGAACCCGGCGTGCTGGAGTTCTTCGACGTGCCGAGCGAGGCCGTCGACGCGAGCGCCGCCCTCGCCGACCCGCTCCCCGCCGCCCTCGCCGACCCGCTCTTTCTCGCGCCGGACGCCAGCGCCCGCGGGTTCGCAGAGTCGGTCCGCGACGCGTACGGCGCGGGCGACGTCGACCACTTCGAGAAGGTCCGTGACTACGACACCGGCGACGTGAGCCACACGCCCAGCGAGACGGACGCCACGGGCCGGGACTGCGTCGTCGTCGACGACATCATCGCCACCGGGTCGACCATGTCCGGGGCCATCGGCCACCTGCGCGAGGACGGCGTCAGCCGCGTGTTCGCCACCTGCGTCCACCCCATGCTCGCCGCGGACGCCCGGACGAAACTCGCCCGTGCCGGCGTCGAGGACGTGTTCGGCACGGACACCATCGAGCGCTCGGTGAGTTCGGTCAGCGTCGCGCCGCTGGTCGCGGACGTGCTGTAG
- the ileS gene encoding isoleucine--tRNA ligase, translated as MSDSEESDAPAGPDRERFAEVPDQYDPHALEDRVREYWAETDAYERTKQHREGAERYFFVDGPPYTSGAAHMGTTWNKSLKDTYIRYKRMQGYDVTDRPGYDMHGLPIETKVEERLGFDDKKDIEAFGMENFIEECKEFADEQLEGLQNDFKSFGVWMDWDDPYKTVSPEYMEAAWWGFAQAHERGLVDRGKRSITQCPRCETAIAKNEVEYHEIESPSIYVTFPLTGREGNLVVWTTTPWTIPANTFVAVDRDATYAAVRVDDSESGAYEGELLYVASDVVDDVLERAGATEYTVEEEVQGTDLVGWSYEHPLPEEVPEHPQGAGAGEVYHADYVEMDRTGLVHSAPGHGQEDFERGDELGLEIFCPVGPDGVYTQQGGKYAGEFVRDANDDIIADLDSSGHLLAAGTTRHDYGQCWRCDTDIVFLATDQWFVTVTDVKEEMLANIEDSEWYPQEARDNRFRKFIEGSPDWNVSRQRYWGIPIPIWVPVEDEESAEDWTGDIEDTLVVATREDLAERVDQDVDPDEVDLHRPTVDHLTITEDGTTYERVPDVFDVWLDSSVASWGTLNYPGETDEFEELWPADLIMEAHDQTRGWFWSQLGMGTTAMGEVPYKQVLMHGWALAEDGRKMSKSIGNVVTPAEALERHGADPMRLFLLSVDPQGEDMRFSWDEMATMQRNLNILWNVFRFPLPYMRMDGFDPDSVAPEECDLELVDEWVLSRLATTVEEMTDHWEAFRQDRALDALLDFVVEDVSRFYIQVVRERMWEEEDSDSKTAAYATLYRVLEETTKLLAPYAPYAADEIYGTLTGSQGHPTVHMCDWPVPDEQYQDADLEADVAVLRAVEEAGSNARQQAERKLRWPVPRVVVAANDSGAAHAVREYSALVEERLNAREVDVVAPGEEWGELRYSAQADMSVLGPAFGGQAGEVMQALNGARISEPTLDALEVAVEDELGEQVDLTEEMVEFVTETPEGVAATPFRVAGDDRGVVYVDTSLTEDIESEGYAREVIRRVQEMRKDLDLELDREVRVELDVADERVSNLVREHEGLIADEVRAAEFGTVEDGYRKDWEVEGVTMTIALDPLAVTEQAD; from the coding sequence ATGAGTGATTCCGAGGAGTCGGACGCACCCGCGGGACCGGACCGCGAGCGGTTCGCCGAGGTGCCCGACCAGTACGACCCCCACGCCCTCGAAGACCGGGTCAGGGAGTACTGGGCGGAGACCGACGCCTACGAGCGAACCAAGCAGCACCGCGAGGGCGCGGAGCGCTACTTCTTCGTCGACGGCCCGCCGTACACCTCCGGGGCGGCCCACATGGGGACGACCTGGAACAAGTCGCTGAAGGACACCTACATCCGCTACAAACGGATGCAGGGGTACGACGTCACCGACCGGCCGGGCTACGACATGCACGGCCTCCCCATCGAGACGAAGGTCGAGGAGCGCCTCGGCTTCGACGACAAGAAGGACATCGAGGCGTTCGGGATGGAGAACTTCATCGAGGAGTGCAAGGAGTTCGCCGACGAGCAACTCGAAGGACTGCAGAACGACTTCAAGTCCTTCGGCGTCTGGATGGACTGGGACGACCCGTACAAGACGGTCTCGCCGGAGTACATGGAGGCGGCGTGGTGGGGGTTCGCTCAGGCCCACGAGCGCGGCCTCGTCGACAGAGGAAAGCGCTCCATCACGCAGTGTCCGCGCTGTGAGACCGCCATCGCGAAGAACGAGGTGGAGTACCACGAGATCGAGTCCCCGAGCATCTACGTCACGTTCCCGCTGACGGGCCGTGAGGGCAATCTCGTCGTCTGGACGACGACGCCGTGGACCATCCCCGCCAACACGTTCGTCGCCGTCGACCGGGACGCGACGTACGCGGCGGTCAGGGTAGACGACTCCGAGAGCGGCGCGTACGAGGGAGAGCTACTCTACGTCGCCAGCGACGTCGTCGACGACGTGCTGGAGCGGGCGGGCGCGACCGAGTACACCGTCGAGGAGGAGGTACAGGGGACCGACCTCGTCGGCTGGTCCTACGAGCACCCGCTGCCCGAGGAGGTGCCCGAGCATCCCCAGGGCGCGGGCGCAGGCGAGGTCTACCACGCCGACTACGTCGAGATGGACCGGACTGGCCTCGTTCACTCCGCACCCGGCCACGGGCAGGAGGACTTCGAGCGGGGCGACGAACTCGGCCTGGAGATATTCTGTCCGGTCGGCCCGGACGGCGTCTACACCCAGCAGGGCGGGAAGTACGCGGGCGAGTTCGTCCGCGACGCCAACGACGACATCATCGCGGACCTCGACTCGTCGGGTCACCTGCTCGCGGCGGGGACGACCCGCCACGACTACGGCCAGTGCTGGCGCTGTGACACGGACATCGTCTTCCTCGCGACCGACCAGTGGTTCGTCACCGTCACCGACGTCAAGGAGGAGATGCTGGCGAACATCGAGGACTCGGAGTGGTACCCCCAGGAGGCGCGGGACAACCGCTTCCGGAAGTTCATCGAGGGGTCGCCCGACTGGAACGTCTCCCGACAGCGCTACTGGGGCATCCCCATCCCCATCTGGGTGCCCGTGGAGGACGAGGAGTCGGCCGAGGACTGGACGGGCGACATCGAGGACACCCTCGTCGTCGCCACGCGCGAGGACCTCGCCGAGCGGGTCGACCAGGACGTCGACCCCGACGAGGTGGACCTCCACCGCCCGACCGTCGACCACCTCACCATCACCGAGGACGGCACGACCTACGAGCGCGTTCCCGACGTGTTCGACGTCTGGCTCGACTCGTCGGTGGCGTCGTGGGGCACGCTGAACTACCCCGGCGAGACCGACGAGTTCGAGGAGCTCTGGCCCGCCGACCTCATCATGGAGGCCCACGACCAGACGCGGGGCTGGTTCTGGTCGCAACTCGGCATGGGCACGACGGCGATGGGCGAGGTGCCCTACAAGCAGGTGCTGATGCACGGGTGGGCGCTCGCCGAGGACGGTCGCAAGATGTCGAAGTCCATCGGGAACGTCGTCACGCCCGCCGAGGCGCTCGAACGCCACGGCGCGGACCCGATGCGCCTGTTCCTGCTCAGCGTCGACCCGCAGGGCGAGGACATGCGCTTCTCGTGGGACGAGATGGCGACGATGCAGCGGAACCTCAACATCCTCTGGAACGTGTTCCGCTTCCCGCTGCCGTACATGCGGATGGACGGGTTCGACCCCGATTCGGTCGCTCCCGAGGAGTGCGACCTCGAACTCGTCGACGAGTGGGTGCTGTCGCGTCTCGCCACGACGGTCGAGGAGATGACCGACCACTGGGAGGCGTTCCGGCAGGACCGGGCGCTGGACGCCCTCCTCGACTTCGTCGTCGAGGACGTCTCGCGGTTCTACATCCAGGTCGTCCGCGAGCGGATGTGGGAGGAGGAGGACTCCGACAGCAAGACCGCCGCCTACGCCACGCTCTACCGGGTGCTGGAGGAGACGACGAAGCTCCTCGCGCCGTACGCGCCGTACGCCGCCGACGAGATATACGGCACCCTCACCGGGTCTCAGGGACATCCGACGGTCCACATGTGCGACTGGCCGGTCCCCGACGAGCAGTACCAGGACGCCGACCTCGAAGCCGACGTGGCGGTGCTGCGCGCCGTCGAGGAGGCCGGGTCGAACGCCCGCCAGCAGGCCGAGCGCAAACTGCGCTGGCCGGTCCCGCGCGTCGTCGTCGCGGCCAACGACTCGGGGGCCGCCCACGCGGTCCGCGAGTACAGCGCCCTCGTCGAGGAGCGCCTGAACGCCCGCGAGGTGGACGTGGTCGCCCCCGGCGAGGAGTGGGGCGAACTGCGCTACTCCGCACAGGCGGACATGTCGGTGCTCGGCCCCGCCTTCGGCGGCCAGGCCGGCGAGGTGATGCAGGCGCTCAACGGTGCCCGCATCTCGGAGCCGACGCTCGACGCCCTCGAAGTCGCCGTCGAGGACGAGCTGGGCGAGCAGGTCGACCTCACCGAGGAGATGGTCGAGTTCGTCACCGAGACGCCCGAGGGCGTCGCCGCCACGCCGTTCCGCGTCGCGGGCGACGACCGCGGCGTCGTCTACGTCGACACCTCGCTCACCGAGGACATCGAGAGCGAGGGGTACGCCCGCGAGGTCATCCGCCGCGTCCAGGAGATGCGCAAGGACCTCGACCTCGAACTGGACCGCGAGGTCCGCGTCGAACTCGACGTGGCCGACGAGCGAGTGTCGAACCTCGTCCGCGAGCACGAGGGCCTCATCGCCGACGAGGTCCGCGCCGCCGAGTTCGGGACCGTCGAGGACGGCTACCGCAAGGACTGGGAGGTCGAGGGCGTGACGATGACCATCGCCCTCGACCCGCTAGCAGTCACTGAGCAAGCGGACTGA
- a CDS encoding helix-turn-helix domain-containing protein: protein MPEAVQEQLRDERDCEGLLDCMLGLRSLDRGVFRLLAESSEPLTVDRIAKFIGKERTTAYRSVKRLEEAGVAVQDQESCPKGGYHHVYRVSDPDDIADELQRMLNRWYAETGQLIQEFRDTYGEEPSPEEGR from the coding sequence ATGCCAGAGGCCGTACAGGAGCAACTCCGGGACGAACGGGACTGTGAGGGTCTCCTCGACTGTATGCTCGGACTCAGGTCGCTCGACAGAGGCGTGTTCAGGCTGCTCGCGGAGTCTTCGGAGCCGCTCACCGTGGACCGTATCGCGAAGTTCATCGGGAAAGAACGGACGACCGCGTACCGGTCGGTCAAACGGCTCGAAGAAGCGGGAGTTGCCGTGCAGGACCAGGAGAGCTGTCCCAAGGGCGGCTACCACCACGTCTACCGAGTCTCAGACCCTGACGATATCGCGGACGAACTACAGCGAATGCTCAACCGGTGGTACGCGGAAACTGGACAGCTCATCCAGGAGTTCCGGGATACGTACGGCGAGGAGCCTTCGCCCGAGGAGGGTCGGTAG
- a CDS encoding NAD(P)/FAD-dependent oxidoreductase: MQTTGESEVECDVLVIGGGPAGLSAALQLGRSLRSVLVCDDGEPRNGPAAEAHGYLTRDGIPPEELRRLGREEVAGYGAEFRDAQVTGVTTAEDGFTSTLDTDETVTSRKVVLATGVTDVLPETDGFEELWGNGVYHCPYCHGYEVRGEPLGVLVTAPEQLEHTTLIYNLSTDLVVFTDGHDVFDEESRSAFVERGIEIEDEPITALVGSDGGLERITLADGREVARHALFYGPPMRQHSELAERLGLEIDQFGLVDTTRTDHGFGFTSVDGLFVAGDAASGSPASIPSAVAEGHTVGATVNMELSREDFEAG; the protein is encoded by the coding sequence ATGCAAACAACTGGTGAGAGTGAGGTGGAGTGCGACGTGCTCGTCATCGGCGGCGGGCCTGCGGGCCTGAGTGCGGCCCTCCAGTTGGGGCGCTCGCTCCGCAGCGTCCTGGTCTGCGACGACGGCGAACCCCGTAACGGCCCAGCAGCCGAAGCACACGGGTATCTGACGAGGGACGGTATCCCGCCGGAGGAACTCCGTCGTCTCGGTCGTGAGGAGGTGGCGGGATACGGGGCCGAGTTCCGAGACGCGCAGGTGACGGGTGTCACCACAGCCGAAGACGGGTTCACGAGTACCCTCGATACCGACGAGACCGTCACGAGTCGAAAGGTCGTACTCGCGACCGGTGTCACCGATGTGCTCCCCGAGACCGACGGGTTCGAGGAGCTGTGGGGCAACGGCGTGTATCACTGTCCCTACTGTCACGGCTACGAGGTTCGGGGAGAACCGCTCGGCGTCCTCGTTACGGCTCCAGAGCAACTCGAACATACGACGCTCATCTACAACCTGAGTACGGACCTCGTCGTGTTCACCGACGGGCACGACGTCTTCGACGAGGAATCACGGTCCGCGTTCGTCGAACGGGGAATCGAGATCGAAGACGAACCGATCACCGCACTCGTCGGGTCGGATGGTGGCCTCGAGCGCATCACGCTCGCGGATGGGCGTGAGGTCGCTCGCCACGCCCTCTTCTACGGCCCACCGATGCGACAGCACAGCGAGCTAGCCGAACGGCTCGGTCTGGAGATCGACCAGTTCGGACTGGTCGACACGACGCGGACCGACCACGGGTTCGGATTCACGTCGGTCGATGGCCTCTTCGTCGCCGGCGACGCCGCCAGCGGCTCTCCTGCCTCCATACCGTCCGCCGTCGCCGAAGGACACACGGTCGGCGCGACCGTCAACATGGAACTGTCCAGAGAGGACTTCGAGGCGGGGTGA
- a CDS encoding class I SAM-dependent methyltransferase encodes MDESLRDLADRFSQVADRYDDEHVSDEKPVYDACASFVVEHADPRPDDVVLDLGTGTGLIALALAEDAGHVVGRDISDGMIEQARSKAADSGLVNVEFGYGEFRDSHYDGEVDIVVSNFALHHLPDEEKREAIEAIADLAPRRFVLGDAMFFGSSDPEEPLFGHGVDAATAGTLVDVLTDVGFVVTAVERVHDQVGVLVAERPVDDSETGSLFAESPAEK; translated from the coding sequence GTGGACGAATCCCTTCGGGACCTCGCCGATCGCTTCTCGCAGGTCGCCGACCGGTACGACGACGAACACGTCAGTGACGAGAAGCCGGTCTACGACGCGTGCGCCTCGTTCGTCGTCGAACACGCCGACCCCCGCCCCGACGACGTGGTCCTCGACCTCGGAACGGGGACGGGCCTGATCGCACTCGCGCTGGCAGAGGACGCCGGCCACGTCGTCGGACGCGACATCAGTGACGGGATGATCGAGCAGGCGCGGTCGAAGGCCGCCGACAGCGGTCTCGTGAACGTGGAGTTCGGCTACGGCGAGTTCCGCGATTCGCACTACGACGGTGAGGTAGACATCGTGGTCTCGAACTTCGCTCTGCACCACCTTCCGGACGAGGAGAAACGCGAGGCGATCGAGGCCATCGCCGACCTCGCTCCCCGGAGATTCGTCCTCGGCGACGCGATGTTCTTCGGCTCGTCCGACCCCGAAGAACCGCTCTTCGGTCACGGGGTCGATGCGGCGACGGCCGGGACGCTCGTGGACGTGCTCACCGACGTCGGCTTCGTGGTTACGGCAGTCGAACGCGTACACGACCAGGTGGGTGTCCTGGTTGCCGAACGGCCTGTCGACGATTCGGAGACGGGGTCTCTCTTCGCAGAGTCACCCGCCGAGAAGTAG
- a CDS encoding DUF7860 family protein gives MGRYGSLNYPLLTKGGFGLGVAMFVVGAIGATMVHGPSTAHTLLVDMEALGILVGLFSPFVFGILLPLTE, from the coding sequence ATGGGACGTTACGGTTCGCTCAACTACCCCCTGCTCACGAAGGGCGGGTTCGGACTCGGTGTGGCGATGTTCGTCGTCGGTGCCATCGGCGCGACGATGGTCCACGGTCCGTCGACGGCGCACACGCTGCTCGTCGACATGGAGGCGCTCGGCATCCTCGTCGGCCTGTTCTCGCCGTTCGTGTTCGGCATCCTCCTCCCGCTGACGGAGTGA
- a CDS encoding uracil-DNA glycosylase gives MPRFPDSEDRLPLAEDCRRCPALAAARERICWGAGPRDAALVVVGEAPAAGSPDAERWRGGNWTGMAYTGQRSGRKIRTMVEELGHEAYYTNAVKCFPSAAIPHDDPEAAADLDCPTHETDNREPHPEERANCRPFLREELDRIAPDCVLATGKHATQSLLAVEGRTVDGFLDLVLTVQECPTLGVPVLPILHPSYQEVWMGRLGYDRESYLAAIGEALAALGIHS, from the coding sequence GTGCCCCGATTCCCCGATTCGGAGGACCGCCTCCCGCTGGCCGAGGACTGCCGGCGCTGCCCGGCGCTCGCCGCCGCCCGCGAGCGCATCTGCTGGGGCGCTGGCCCCCGCGACGCCGCGCTGGTCGTCGTCGGTGAAGCGCCCGCCGCCGGGAGTCCCGACGCCGAGCGCTGGCGGGGCGGCAACTGGACCGGGATGGCCTACACCGGCCAGCGTTCGGGACGGAAGATACGCACGATGGTCGAGGAACTGGGCCACGAGGCGTACTACACCAACGCGGTCAAGTGCTTCCCGAGCGCCGCCATCCCCCACGACGACCCCGAGGCGGCCGCCGACCTCGACTGCCCGACCCACGAGACGGACAACCGCGAACCCCACCCCGAGGAGCGGGCGAACTGCCGCCCGTTCCTCCGCGAGGAACTCGACCGTATCGCGCCCGACTGCGTGCTGGCGACCGGGAAGCACGCCACGCAGTCGCTGCTCGCCGTCGAGGGCCGGACCGTCGACGGGTTCCTCGACCTCGTGTTGACGGTACAGGAGTGCCCGACGCTCGGCGTGCCCGTCCTCCCGATTCTGCACCCGTCCTACCAGGAGGTCTGGATGGGACGGCTCGGCTACGACCGCGAGTCGTACCTCGCCGCCATCGGCGAGGCACTCGCGGCGCTCGGGATTCACAGTTAA
- a CDS encoding thioesterase family protein — MDLSALADPGVTGTREFTVERRHTTTVFGEQTDPPGLPAAADSTADEHLHVLGTPHLVAACEFTGRESLHGHLPEGTGTVGERVDVTHRRAAPEGTRLRVETVVTSTDGPTVHLDATVSRVPDGTERGAPETVGEAAMTFRVVERARFRDALK; from the coding sequence ATGGACCTCTCCGCGCTCGCCGACCCCGGCGTGACCGGGACGCGCGAGTTCACCGTCGAACGCCGCCACACGACGACCGTCTTCGGCGAGCAGACGGACCCGCCCGGCCTCCCCGCCGCGGCGGACTCGACGGCCGACGAGCACCTCCACGTCCTCGGGACGCCCCACCTGGTCGCGGCCTGCGAGTTCACCGGCCGGGAGTCGCTGCACGGTCACCTCCCCGAGGGGACGGGGACGGTCGGCGAACGCGTCGACGTGACCCACCGCCGGGCCGCCCCGGAGGGGACGCGGCTTCGAGTGGAGACGGTCGTCACGTCGACGGACGGCCCGACGGTCCACCTCGACGCGACCGTCTCGCGCGTGCCCGACGGGACGGAGCGCGGTGCCCCGGAGACGGTCGGCGAGGCGGCGATGACGTTCCGGGTCGTCGAGCGAGCGCGGTTCCGCGACGCCCTGAAGTGA
- a CDS encoding halocarboxylic acid dehydrogenase DehI family protein — protein sequence MDTSEQLYEQDATGWRRGLYDDVKRTFRAPIVNWIFRTAVANAPAFTRYAWGQVKPLFETRGFARVSVRYRDAVRSSLDLPTYRRAETGVSPAEFAELRGQLATFDVVAPRLAVLFETMDRALHADHDPTPTDERWATRPYPDWLDRERGSPPTMVDTPPEDLAETVDSLRAFHGFEGDLPSIYRCLAQWPTFLDTLWTDLEPVFEGDGFDEACERSSEVVDEFVSNAPYRPRLAPDDLRALGMGDDAIEGVQGLFRQFNTGPVETVLPALPALAATVDASGERSLG from the coding sequence ATGGACACGAGCGAGCAGTTGTACGAGCAGGACGCGACCGGGTGGCGACGCGGCCTGTACGACGACGTGAAGCGGACGTTCCGCGCGCCCATCGTCAACTGGATATTCAGGACCGCGGTGGCGAACGCTCCCGCGTTCACCCGCTACGCGTGGGGCCAGGTGAAGCCGCTGTTCGAGACCCGCGGGTTCGCCCGCGTCTCGGTGCGCTACCGCGACGCCGTCCGTTCGTCGCTCGACCTCCCGACGTACCGCCGGGCGGAGACGGGCGTCTCGCCCGCCGAGTTCGCCGAACTCCGGGGACAGCTCGCCACCTTCGACGTGGTCGCGCCGCGACTCGCGGTCCTGTTCGAGACGATGGACCGCGCGCTCCACGCCGACCACGACCCGACGCCGACCGACGAGCGGTGGGCGACCCGGCCGTACCCTGACTGGCTGGACCGCGAGCGCGGGTCGCCGCCGACGATGGTCGACACTCCGCCCGAGGACCTCGCCGAGACGGTCGACTCGCTCCGGGCGTTCCACGGGTTCGAGGGCGATCTGCCGAGCATCTACCGCTGTCTCGCGCAGTGGCCGACGTTCCTCGACACGCTCTGGACGGACCTCGAACCGGTGTTCGAGGGCGACGGGTTCGACGAGGCCTGCGAGCGGTCGAGCGAGGTGGTCGACGAGTTCGTCTCGAACGCGCCCTACCGACCGCGACTCGCCCCCGACGACCTCCGCGCGCTGGGGATGGGCGACGACGCCATCGAGGGCGTCCAGGGGCTGTTCCGGCAGTTCAACACCGGGCCGGTCGAGACGGTGCTGCCCGCCCTCCCGGCGCTGGCGGCGACCGTCGACGCGTCCGGCGAGCGGTCGCTGGGGTAG
- the fer gene encoding ferredoxin Fer, translating into MDSPFEVLDIDSEASDAEVERAYRRRVLEAHPDHGGSAREFQQVRAAYETLQRKGIEGVDAAELDGDGESPDADGSDSPDEADSGTESDAEADPEPEGARVEYLDYQALADRGWELTDEDLFEKAAEADLSPSAYGTFVAPPHDSLLEAAEENDLTWPYACRGGACSNCAVAVVEGEMSMPNDHILPEKWLDRGIRLSCLGAPISDGMKVVFNVKHLPGLDDLRLPPSTFDKARLND; encoded by the coding sequence GTGGACTCCCCGTTCGAGGTGCTCGACATCGACTCGGAAGCGAGCGACGCCGAGGTCGAGCGGGCGTACCGCCGCCGGGTGCTGGAGGCCCACCCCGACCACGGTGGCTCGGCCCGCGAGTTCCAGCAGGTCCGAGCGGCGTACGAGACGCTCCAGCGGAAGGGTATCGAGGGCGTCGACGCCGCCGAACTGGACGGCGACGGTGAGTCGCCCGACGCCGACGGCTCCGACAGCCCAGACGAGGCCGACTCGGGAACGGAGAGCGACGCCGAGGCCGACCCAGAGCCCGAGGGTGCCCGCGTCGAGTACCTCGACTACCAGGCGCTCGCGGACCGCGGGTGGGAGCTGACCGACGAGGACCTGTTCGAGAAGGCGGCCGAGGCGGACCTCTCGCCGTCGGCGTACGGGACGTTCGTTGCACCGCCACACGACTCGCTGCTCGAAGCCGCCGAGGAGAACGACCTCACGTGGCCCTACGCCTGTCGCGGCGGGGCGTGTTCGAACTGCGCCGTCGCCGTCGTCGAGGGGGAGATGTCGATGCCGAACGACCACATCCTCCCCGAGAAGTGGCTCGACCGCGGGATTCGCCTCTCCTGTCTCGGCGCGCCCATCTCCGACGGGATGAAGGTCGTGTTCAACGTCAAGCACCTGCCCGGACTCGACGACCTGCGACTGCCCCCCAGCACGTTCGACAAGGCGCGACTCAACGACTGA